One segment of Theobroma cacao cultivar B97-61/B2 chromosome 9, Criollo_cocoa_genome_V2, whole genome shotgun sequence DNA contains the following:
- the LOC108663448 gene encoding uncharacterized protein LOC108663448: protein MGRGCRRMIAGNLDPERKRSGGLRTKQAGRGSCRGS, encoded by the coding sequence ATGGGGAGAGGTTGCAGGAGAATGATAGCAGGGAACTTGGAtccagaaagaaaaagaagtggTGGGTTGAGAACGAAGCAGGCTGGTAGAGGCTCTTGCAGAGGAAGTTAG
- the LOC18590212 gene encoding transcription factor LHW — translation MGALLKEALKSLCGVSQWCYAVFWKIGCQNTKLLIWEECYYEPTLSAVPPCIAGVENRELPFGEWEGDWGSETSSQLGSQPWDKVHLLINKMMNNRINIVGQGLVGRAAFTGNHQWILANNYITDTHPPEVLNEVHLQFSAGMQTVAVIPVLPHGVVQLGSSTSILENMGFMNDVKSLILHLGWIPGALLSNSYGTSECVEKIGIPISLGKPISMDSAGIYRSTNSMTSVTEGCNQQSNSSQASRVIGQSPSLIKQIQENSQGTASTTQLPGLTQTLDKSHDDHCESKICPEMKPNLIFKSQMDCGVVGAEVIPLNPTLWLNPQVSFCNSQSGFNCQPIIGQSIASRSSIKSMEQQILSDAGLQNHVTDSISASNSQMKPKSIPGIVPILQKLEDVTSSCTQLAGSGVQKVGASRVEVPLSILANQLNNTRMLSGVSNQGHDSEDSKCTQADLVPKKESMDNDLFQALNIPLLHAEDALPFSEQLPSAIHNCLKHETEGLSTRSLNAQPPSGDDLFDVLGADLKSKLLNGKWNHVLAEGPDLKMQNLVKDTSIFRDMQNVFSDLFSANEGVSDRGIYSGVGTDHLLDAVVSSAQSAAKQISDDDVSCRKALTRFSNSSVPSSSPTYGQVSISNQAQGELLAGLPKSLLKGGTLPSSSYRSGCSKDDAGTCSQTTSMYGSQISSWVEQGHNSRRDSSVSTAYSKRNDDMTKPNRKRLKPGENPRPRPKDRQMIQDRVKELREIVPNGAKCSIDALLERTIKHMLFLQSVTKHADKLKQTGESKIKENFEGGATWAFEVGSQSMICPIVVEDLNPPRQMLVEMLCEERGFFLEIADLIRGLGLTILKGVMETRNDKIWARFAVEANRDVTRVEIFMSLVRLLEQAVKGSASSANAFDSNNMMVQHSFPQAASIPATGRASSLQ, via the exons ATGGGCGCTTTGTTGAAAGAAGCTTTGAAGTCACTTTGTGGGGTGAGTCAGTGGTGTTATGCTGTTTTTTGGAAGATCGGCTGCCAGAATACTAA GTTACTAATCTGGGAGGAATGTTACTATGAACCCACACTGTCTGCTGTCCCTCCATGCATTGCTGGAGTTGAAAACCGTGAATTGCCATTTGGAGAGTGGGAGGGAGACTGGGGTTCAGAGACTTCCTCTCAGCTTGGGAGTCAACCATGGGATAAAGTCCATTTGCTGATTaacaaaatgatgaataatcgCATTAATATAGTAGGTCAAGG CTTAGTAGGCCGAGCTGCATTTACTGGAAATCATCAGTGGATTCTTGCGAACAATTACATCACAGATACCCACCCCCCAGAG GTTCTAAATGAGGTGCATCTCCAATTTTCAGCTGGCATGCAG ACTGTTGCAGTTATTCCTGTTCTTCCTCATGGTGTTGTTCAACTTGGTTCTTCCACATCT ATTTTGGAGAACATGGGATTTATGAATGATGTGAAGAGTTTAATTCTGCATTTGGGATGGATCCCTGGAGCTCTTCTCTCTAACAGCTATGGAACAAGTGAATGTGTTGAGAAAATTGGGATTCCCATTTCTTTAGGAAAGCCCATTTCAATGGATTCGGCTGGAATTTATAGGTCTACAAATTCCATGACTTCAGTTACTGAAGGCTGTAACCAACAAAGCAACTCATCTCAGGCTTCAAGGGTTATTGGTCAATCACCTTCTCTGATTAAACAGATTCAAGAAAATTCACAGGGTACTGCTTCAACAACCCAATTGCCTGGCCTGACCCAGACTTTGGATAAATCTCATGATGATCACTGTGAATCAAAAATCTGTCCAGAGATGAAGCCAAAcctaatttttaaaagtcaaatGGACTGTGGAGTTGTTGGTGCTGAAGTGATTCCCTTAAACCCAACTTTGTGGCTGAACCCTCAAGTTTCTTTTTGCAATTCACAGTCTGGGTTCAATTGTCAGCCTATAATTGGTCAATCAATTGCCAGTCGTAGCAGCATAAAATCAATGGAGCAACAGATTTTGTCAGATGCTGGTCTGCAAAATCATGTTACCGACAGCATTAGTGCATCAAATAGTCAAATGAAACCAAAATCAATTCCAGGCATTGTTCCCATCTTGCAGAAACTAGAAGATGTTACTTCCTCTTGCACGCAACTGGCAGGGAGTGGGGTTCAGAAAGTTGGTGCATCTAGAGTGGAGGTTCCTTTATCAATTCTggctaatcaattaaataatactCGTATGCTTTCAGGAGTTTCTAATCAAGGACATGATTCTGAGGATTCTAAGTGCACTCAAGCTGATTTGgttccaaagaaagaaagtatgGATAATGATTTGTTTCAAGCACTTAATATTCCATTGCTTCATGCTGAAGATGCCTTGCCTTTTAGTGAGCAACTCCCCAGTGCTATTCATAATTGCCTGAAGCATGAAACTGAAGGTTTGAGTACTAGATCCTTAAATGCCCAGCCTCCATCAGGGGATGACTTGTTTGATGTGTTGGGGGCAGATTTAAAGAGTAAATTACTTAATGGGAAGTGGAATCATGTGCTTGCTGAGGGACCAGATTTGAAGATGCAAAATCTGGTTAAGGATACTTCAATATTTAGGGATATGCAGAATGTGTTTTCTGATTTATTTTCAGCTAACGAAGGGGTATCAGACCGGGGTATTTATTCTGGGGTGGGAACAGATCATCTTTTGGATGCTGTGGTCTCTAGTGCACAATCTGCTGCCAAGCAGATATCAGATGATGATGTGTCCTGCAGGAAAGCGTTGACAAGGTTCAGTAACTCCTCTGTTCCTAGTAGTTCTCCCACCTATGGCCAGGTTAGTATTTCCAACCAAGCGCAAGGGGAGTTGCTTGCTGGCCTTCCTAAGTCTTTGTTGAAAGGAGGAACACTTCCATCCAGTTCTTATCGATCTGGCTGTAGCAAGGATGATGCTGGGACTTGTTCTCAAACTACTTCTATGTATGGGTCTCAAATCAGTTCATGGGTTGAGCAGGGTCATAACTCAAGACGTGATAGCAGTGTCTCAACTGCATATTCCAAGAGAAATGATGACATGACCAAACCAAATCGCAAAAGGCTAAAACCTGGAGAGAACCCTCGACCCAGGCCAAAAGATCGCCAGATGATCCAAGATCGAGTGAAAGAGTTGAGGgaaattgtaccaaatggagCAAAA TGTAGCATAGATGCTCTGCTAGAAAGGACCATCAAGCATATGCTTTTCTTGCAAAGTGTAACAAAGCATGCAGACAAGCTAAAACAAACGGGAGAGTCTAAG ataaaagaaaactttgaGGGAGGGGCAACATGGGCATTTGAGGTCGGGTCACAATCTATGATTTGCCCTATTGTTGTTGAGGATCTGAATCCACCTCGTCAGATGCTTGTGGAG ATGCTTTGTGAAGAACGGGGTTTCTTTTTGGAGATCGCTGACTTAATCAGGGGATTGGGATTGACCATCTTGAAGGGAGTCATGGAAACTAGGAATGACAAGATCTGGGCACGTTTTGCAGTGGAG GCAAACAGGGACGTTACAAGAGTGGAGATATTTATGTCACTTGTTCGTCTTCTAGAGCAAGCTGTTAAGGGCAGTGCATCATCGGCCAATGCTTTTGATAGCAACAATATGATGGTTCAGCACTCTTTTCCCCAAGCTGCCTCTATACCTGCAACTGGCAGGGCTAGTAGTTTACAATGA
- the LOC18590214 gene encoding aluminum-activated malate transporter 2, whose amino-acid sequence MDLESASREKQGLFSCGWSRMKALPKNITTKIFEFYSKVKKLAQDDPRRVVHSLKVGLALNLVSLLYYYEPLYNGFGVSAIWAVMTVVVVFEFSVGATLGKGLNRGLATLSGGALAVGAYHLANLSGRIGEPILLGFFVFLQAAVSTFARFYPKIKARYDYGLLIFILTFAFISVSGFRDDEIFEMAHKRLSTVLIGGSTCVMISILLFPVWAGEDLHNLIASNLEKLGCFLEGFGDEYFKMPGDGESKDDKSFLRSYKSVLNSKSNEDTLANFARWEPGHGRFQFRHPWKQYLKIAALTRQCAYRIESLHGHLNADIQAKPEIRSKIQGTCTKMSSESGKALKELASAIKRMVKPISADIHIENSKSAAKNLNSLLKSGPWDDEMDLLEVVPVATVASLLIEVVSCMEEIAESVHELASMANFEGNKPTVSPEKPETGQVGVVKSSNIEDNCSSVIITIGEPIRENGNSSVTMNNGRPTTTEV is encoded by the exons ATGGATTTAGAGTCTGCAAGTCGAGAAAAACAAGGGCTGTTTTCTTGTGGATGGTCAAGGATGAAGGCCTTGCCTAAAAATATAACCACTAAGATATTTGAGTTTTATAGCAAGGTAAAAAAGCTTGCCCAAGATGATCCAAGAAGAGTTGTTCATTCACTAAAAGTGGGACTCGCACTCAACTTGGTCTCATTATTATATTACTATGAGCCACTGTACAATGGCTTTGGGGTTTCTGCAATTTGGGCTGTAATGACTGTTGTAGTCGTCTTTGAATTTTCTGTGG GGGCCACTCTCGGGAAAGGTTTGAACAGAGGATTGGCAACTTTGAGTGGTGGTGCTCTCGCTGTTGGAGCATATCATCTGGCTAACCTATCAGGACGGATAGGTGAGCCCATACTGCTGGGGTTCTTTGTCTTCCTTCAAG CTGCGGTATCTACGTTCGCAAGATTCTATCCCAAAATCAAGGCAAGATATGATTATGGGCTGTTGATATTTATTTTGACATTCGCTTTCATATCTGTGTCCGGTTTCCGAGACGATGAAATATTCGAAATGGCTCACAAGAGATTATCCACCGTCCTCATAGGTGGCTCTACCTGTGTCATGATTTCCATTTTGCTTTTCCCTGTCTGGGCTGGTGAAGACCTCCACAACTTAATTGCTTCCAACCTGGAAAAGCTTGGTTGCTTCCTAGAAG GGTTTGGAGATGAATACTTTAAAATGCCAGGGGATGGAGAGTCCAAAGATGATAAATCCTTCTTACGGAGCTATAAAAGTGTTCTTAATTCAAAAAGTAACGAAGATACCTTG GCTAATTTTGCCAGATGGGAGCCGGGGCATGGTCGATTTCAATTTCGGCATCCATGGAAACAGTACCTGAAGATTGCAGCTCTAACACGCCAGTGTGCATATCGAATTGAATCTCTTCATGGACACCTGAATGCTGACATTCAA GCAAAACCAGAAATCCGAAGTAAAATCCAGGGGACATGCACAAAAATGAGCTCGGAATCTGGTAAAGCATTGAAAGAACTAGCATCGGCAATCAAAAGAATGGTGAAACCAATTTCCGCTGATATCCATATTGAAAACTCAAAATCTGCTGCCAAGAACCTCAACTCTTTACTCAAATCAGGCCCATGGGATGATGAGATGGACCTCTTGGAAGTCGTACCGGTGGCTACAGTAGCTTCTTTATTAATCGAAGTGGTCAGCTGCATGGAGGAAATTGCTGAATCTGTTCATGAACTTGCATCAATGGCAAATTTTGAAGGCAATAAGCCAACTGTCTCACCAGAAAAACCAGAGACAGGACAAGTTGGAGTTGTGAAATCTTCCAATATTGAGGATAATTGCTCTAGCGTTATCATTACAATTGGTGAGCCAATTCGAGAAAATGGGAATTCTTCTGTGACAATGAATAATGGTAGACCGACGACTACTGAAGTGTAA